The Agelaius phoeniceus isolate bAgePho1 chromosome 4, bAgePho1.hap1, whole genome shotgun sequence genome includes a region encoding these proteins:
- the LOC129120506 gene encoding toll-like receptor 2 type-2 yields the protein MTAHTWQVLATYMVLAASISEQQALKQACPSCDASQLCNCSSMGLEFIPPGVTAKITGLNLAHNRIKHIQSQDLQQAVNLKTLLLQSNEISSIDEDSFQSLEKLELLDLSNNSLAHLSPVWFGHLFSLQRLYLQGNSYRDLGQSSPFSRLRNLSSLHLGNPQFSVIRQGNFEGIEFLHKLWIDGSNLSQYEQGSLKSIKEINHMIINIRSINTFSEIVRDLVHSVAWLEVRRMAFSSVAEMQVLRVMSSSFAKKISFRQTLLTDATVPEIVSILEDMPKLVELELVDCRLLGTGQWKMEFQAKKSQTLRVFTIKNLAIEEFYLFTDLQSVEDLLSLFTRVTVQNTKVFLVPCKISQHLQSLIYLDLSENLLGDLSLKHSACQGAWPSLQTLNLSQNSLSDLEMTSKSLSHLGNLIVLDISLNNFGEIPDECKWPKHLKYLNLSSTQIPEVTSCIPRTLEVLDVSGNNLKEFGLQLPSLKELYLTRNQLKTLPGAAPIPNLVSLSVRRNKLNSFSKEEFESFRRMELLDASDNNFICSCEFLSFVHHEARLAQVLVGWPDRYVCDSPLAVRGAQVGAVHLSLMECHRSLVVSLICVLVFLVILLLVAVGYKYHVVWYLRMTWAWLQAKRKPKRAPPKDVCYDAFVSYSENDSEWVENTMVQELEQACPPFRLCLHKRDFVPGKWIVDNIIDSIEKSRKTLFVLSEHFVQSEWCKYELDFSHFRLFDENNDAAILILLEPIQSKAIPKRFCKLRKIMNTKTYLEWPLEEEQQQVFWYNLKIALRS from the coding sequence ATGACTGCACACACCTGGCAAGTGTTGGCCACGTACATGGTCCTGGCTGCAAGCATCTCCGAGCAACAAGCACTGAAGCAGGCCTGTCCTTCATGCGATGCCAGTCAGCTTTGCAATTGCTCCTCCATGGGCTTGGAATTCATTCCCCCTGGGGTCACGGCCAAAATCACAGGGTTAAACCTGGCTCACAACAGGATAAAGCACATCCAATCCCAGGACCTGCAGCAGGCTGTGAACCTGaaaaccctgctgctgcagtccAATGAAATCAGCTCCATAGATGAGGACTCCTTTCAGTCCCTGGAAAAACTGGAGCTCTTGGACTTATCAAATAACAGCTTGGCTCACTTGTCCCCTGTGTGGTTTGGGCACCTTTTTTCACTCCAGCGCCTCTATCTTCAAGGCAATTCCTACAGAGACCTGGGGCAGAGCTCccccttttccaggctgaggaACCTGAGCTCTCTCCACCTGGGCAACCCACAGTTCAGCGTGATAAGGCAAGGGAACTTTGAGGGCATTGAGTTTCTGCACAAGCTGTGGATTGATGGTAGCAATCTCAGTCAGTATGAGCAGGGAAGTTTGAAATCAATTAAGGAGATAAATCACATGATCATAAATATAAGAAGTATTAATACATTCTCAGAAATTGTTAGGGACCTTGTGCACTCTGTCGCTTGGCTGGAAGTGAGAAGAATGGCATTCAGTAGTGTTGCAGAAATGCAAGTATTGAGAGTCATGTCTTCATcttttgcaaagaaaatttcttttaGACAGACTTTACTAACAGATGCTACTGTGCCTGAGATTGTCAGCATTTTAGAAGACATGCCAAAATTagtggagctggagctggtAGACTGTAGACTCTTGGGAACTGGACAGTGGAAAATGGAATTTCAAGCAAAGAAATCACAGACACTTAGAGTTTTCACAATAAAGAATTTAGCTATAGAAgaattttatttgtttacaGATCTTCAGTCTGTGGAAGATCTACTATCTCTTTTTACGAGAGTCACAGTTCAAAACACCAAGGTTTTTTTGGTACCATGTAAAATTTCCCAACACCTTCAGTCATTAATATATCTTGACCTTAGTGAAAATTTGCTTGGAGACCTAAGTTTAAAACATTCAGCCTGTCAGGGTGCTTGGCCATCACTTCAAACTCTAAATTTAAGTCAGAATTCACTGAGTGACTTAGAAATGACAAGTAAAAGTTTATCTCACCTAGGAAACCTAATTGTTTTAGACATTAGCCTAAATAACTTTGGTGAGATTCCAGATGAGTGTAAATGGCCAAAACACCTGAAATATTTAAACTTGTCCAGCACTCAAATTCCTGAAGTAACAAGCTGCATTCCTCGAACGCTAGAAGTGTTGGATGTCAGTGGAAACAACCTGAAGGAGTTTGGACTGCAGCTCCCATCTCTGAAGGAGCTGTACCTCACAAGAAACCAGCTGAAGACACTGCCAGGTGCCGCACCCATTCCAAACTTAGTGTCCTTGTCCGTCAGAAGAAACAAGCTGAACAGTTTCTCCAAGGAGGAGTTTGAGTCCTTCAGGAgaatggagctgctggatgccAGTGACAACAACTTCATCTGCTCCTGTGAGTTCCTCTCCTTTGTCCACCACGAGGCCAGGCTAGCCCAGGTGCTGGTGGGGTGGCCGGACAGGTACGTGTGTGACTCTCCGCTGGCGGTGAGAGGGGCTCAGGTTGGCGCTGTGCACCTCTCCCTGATGGAGTGCCACAGGTCCCTGGTGGTGTCGTTGATCTGCGTCCTGGTGTTCCTGGtcatcctgctgctggtggccgTCGGCTACAAGTACCACGTGGTGTGGTACCTGCGGATGACGTGGGCGTGGCTGCAAGCCAAGCGGAAGCCCAAGCGCGCCCCGCCAAAGGACGTCTGCTACGACGCTTTTGTCTCCTACAGCGAGAACGACTCCGAGTGGGTGGAGAACACCAtggtgcaggagctggagcaggcctGCCCTCCCTTccggctctgcctgcacaaGCGGGACTTTGTGCCGGGCAAGTGGATCGTGGACAACATCATCGACTCCATTGAGAAGAGTCGCAAAACGCTCTTTGTGCTGTCCGAGCACTTTGTGCAGAGCGAGTGGTGCAAGTACGAGCTGGACTTCTCGCATTTCCGCCTCTTTGATGAGAACAACGACGCGGCGATTCTCATCCTCCTGGAGCCCATTCAGAGCAAAGCCATTCCCAAGAGGTTCTGCAAGCTGCGGAAGATCATGAACACAAAGACGTACCTCGAGTGGCCTCTtgaagaagagcagcagcaggtgttTTGGTATAATTTGAAAATAGCTCTAAGGTCCTAG